Proteins encoded within one genomic window of Bradyrhizobium sp. AZCC 1719:
- a CDS encoding polyprenyl synthetase family protein → MTNVAADFAKRLDQTAEDTEALLAKLLSDTLLPDEIARPKRLMDAMRYSSLGGGKRLRPFLVVESSAVFGVPREAALLVGAALECIHCYSLIHDDLPAMDNSDLRRGRPTLHKKTDDATAILAGDGLLTLAFDIVTRDEIHKDANVRLLLTRALARASGIGGMVGGQILDLAGEGRFGDREPVDVARLQQMKTGALLRYGCIAGAILGQSTPKEYQALDDYGRALGEAFQIADDLLDVEGDAAALGKQTGQDAALGKTTFVTQLGIDGAKQRVRDLLARADSALSIFGAKGDILRAAARFVAERRN, encoded by the coding sequence ATGACGAACGTCGCTGCCGATTTTGCCAAACGACTGGACCAGACTGCGGAGGACACCGAAGCGCTGCTGGCGAAGCTGTTGTCCGATACGCTGCTGCCCGACGAGATCGCGCGGCCGAAGCGGCTGATGGACGCGATGCGCTATTCCAGCCTCGGCGGCGGAAAGCGGCTGCGGCCATTTCTGGTGGTCGAAAGCTCGGCGGTGTTCGGCGTCCCGCGCGAGGCCGCGCTGCTGGTCGGCGCGGCGCTGGAATGCATCCATTGCTATTCCCTGATCCATGACGATTTGCCGGCGATGGACAACAGCGATTTGCGCCGCGGCCGGCCCACGCTGCACAAGAAGACCGACGACGCCACCGCGATCCTCGCCGGCGACGGGCTATTGACGTTGGCGTTCGACATCGTCACCCGCGACGAGATCCACAAGGACGCCAATGTGCGCCTGCTGCTGACGCGGGCACTGGCGCGCGCTTCCGGCATCGGCGGCATGGTCGGCGGCCAGATCCTCGACCTCGCCGGCGAAGGCCGCTTCGGCGACCGCGAGCCGGTCGACGTGGCGCGGCTGCAACAGATGAAGACCGGCGCGCTGTTGCGCTATGGCTGCATCGCCGGCGCGATCCTCGGCCAGTCCACGCCGAAGGAATACCAGGCGCTCGACGACTACGGCCGCGCGCTCGGCGAGGCCTTCCAGATCGCCGACGACCTGCTCGACGTCGAGGGCGACGCCGCAGCGCTCGGCAAGCAGACCGGCCAGGATGCGGCGCTCGGCAAGACCACCTTCGTCACCCAGCTCGGCATCGACGGCGCCAAGCAGCGCGTGCGCGATCTCCTGGCGCGCGCCGATTCCGCACTGTCGATCTTCGGCGCGAAGGGCGACATATTGCGGGCAGCCGCGCGCTTTGTCGCGGAGCGCAGAAACTAG